In Elaeis guineensis isolate ETL-2024a chromosome 1, EG11, whole genome shotgun sequence, a genomic segment contains:
- the LOC105032268 gene encoding ADP-ribosylation factor 2, with amino-acid sequence MGLTFTKLFSRLFAKKEMRILMVGLDAAGKTTILYKLKLGEIVTTIPTIGFNVETVEYKNISFTVWDVGGQDKIRPLWRHYFQNTQGLIFVVDSNDRDRVVEARDELHRMLNEDELRDAVLLVFANKQDLPNAMNAAEITDKLGLHSLRQRHWYIQSTCATSGEGLYEGLDWLSNNIANKA; translated from the exons ATGGGGCTTACCTTCACGAAGCTCTTCAGCCGCCTCTTTGCGAAGAAAGAGATGAGGATCTTGATGGTGGGGCTTGATGCTGCCGGTAAGACGACCATTCTCTACAAGCTCAAGCTTGGAGAGATCGTCACCACCATCCCCACTATTG GATTTAATGTGGAGACTGTGGAATACAAGAATATAAGCTTCACTGTGTGGGATGTTGGTGGTCAGGACAAG ATCAGACCTTTGTGGAGGCATTACTTCCAGAACACACAGGGCCTTATTTTTGTTGTTGACAGCAATGACAGAGATCGTGTTGTTGAGGCAAGAGATGAGCTTCACAGGATGCTAAATGAG GATGAATTACGAGATGCTGTCTTGCTTGTGTTTGCAAACAAGCAAGATCTACCAAATGCAATGAATGCTGCTGAAATAACTGATAAGCTTGGTCTGCATTCCCTGCGTCAACGACACTG GTACATTCAGAGTACCTGTGCTACATCAGGTGAAGGTTTGTATGAGGGGCTTGACTGGCTGTCCAACAACATCGCCAACAAG GCTTGA